tttagaaagtatgcattgtgatcagcgattaagggagctagggctttactctttggagagaaggaggatgagaggagatatgatagaggtgtacaagataataagaggaatagatagagtggatagtcagcgcctcttccccagggcaccactgctcaatacaagaggacatggctttaaggtaaggggtgggaagttcaagggggatataagaggaaggttttttactcagagagtgattggtacgtggaatgcactgcctgagtcagtggtggaggcagatacactagtgaagttgaagagactactagacaggtatatggaggaatttaaggtgggggctaatatggaaggcagggtttgagggtcggcacaacattgtgggccgaaaggcctgtgctgtgctgtactattctatgttctaagattaAAACTGTTTAGCGGATGGACTCGAAGAAATCTTCAAAATCTCTGGCGCGATCTTTAGCCCcttagtcctttcaatattcgatagttttcaatgagaaatCATCTAAGCTCCAGCGAATATATAACaacagccatcaaacgctccgcAAACGTCAGCCctctcattcctagaatcattctcgcAAAGCCTATCTGGTCTCTCTGCAATACTAGTACAGGTGTGATGCGTAATCAAATTGTAGAGTTAAGATTGTGAATGTATGATGAGGTGGACGTTCATCTCTGAATGTTGACGCATTAAGGAGGCATGCATCCCCTCTCCACAATTGCAAATTTTCAGTCCTACATTTATTATGTGGTATACATTTACCTCTGGGCAATGCAGTGTTGGGATCCCATGCGTTACCTTCACAAGTTAACATGGACAGTTAAAATGGAAAGGTGTTACAGAATATTCTCTTCTGAGCACTGTCGTATTGGCGACCCCTTTACTCAGTCTCCACTCAATATGTACAAATACATTATAATAATATCGTGTAGAAATTCGTCCGAGTGCAAGGAACGTTTGGAGCCCAATACCTTCCACTTCCATGCCTATTTATATGGTTAAAATTGCAATACATTACAAAGTAGGAcactattttattaatttatgaaTAAATTTATCGAGATACACCATTCGGGTCCTGCTGCCCGGTAAATCCTGCTTTAACCGGAAaccaatcacgggacaacttacaatgagtAACGAACTTACCAACCTGTATGTGGTTTTGggccgtgggaggaaactggagcacccggaggaagcacACGCAGTCACGAGGAAAATGTTGCCTTGCAGGCAACGGCGGGAATTGATTCCCGGTGGCCATGCCGCCACTAGCTTGATAGGTGCCCGTGCATCCCCTTCCTAACACAAATTATACACTCATGCACTCTCATAGCACATGATCTGAGGGAAAACGTTCACTTGTGCGCAGTTAAAATTACAAACCCATCTTAAATCCAAATTGCATTGATTGGGCATATATGTATAAAATTAAAACTCGTCATGATCATGCATAACCCGAACACCGTGATCATGAACATGTTCTTCAGACGAGTGCTCCTGTCTTGTATAATGCACAGCCTGGTCGTCAAACCAAACACATGTCGTAAGGTTAACATCTACTACAGGTCAAGTGGCTGGACATCTTCTATAATGCTCTAtgataaattgatttttttttcccaatgaGGAGGGCAGTGGGTGAAATGGGGGTTGATTCTATGGTCCTCTGAAACAAGATTATAAATTGACCCTTTATATAGAGGAGACGGACACAATAGCTCATTTCTTGGCAATAGCGTGtcaaaagcctgaagacacagactcaatattttaggaagcttcttcccctcagccatcagatttctcgaCGGACAATAAACCCACTATCTCACATTTTAATTCCCTTTTAGCACTCTCTAactatctatctctctatttatttttttatttatttgtttatccaTTCTTTAATCCTTCCATCCATccattgattgattgagatacacaGCAGAACAGGACGTTCCGGCCGTACTGTCCAGCtagccccgatttaaccctaggctaatcatgggacaatgtacagtgaccaattaatttaTCAACTACTACTTCGGACCCACGCACTCAGAGACAGAACGTAGCAACCCTTTATAGACATTAGCGGGAAATGAACGTATATAGTATTgtaattccctccccccgccCGCCCCCGCCAATATATTGGACAGTACTGCtgatgcaaagcaacacatttcacaacatactgtatgAAAGCGATTTAAAACCTGGCCCTGATTCTAGTTGAGAGATGGTCCAGCCCATGTTTAGCAGCCCCGACCGAAGCAGTTGGTCTGCCCTATATTTTTGCCTGTAATGTTTCTGagaaacattttatttttttctcaggaTAAACTGAAGTCTACTTTGGATTTGTTGAGGCAGAAGATGACGGTCCTGGAAGCCAAGCAGAAGAGGAAGGAGAGTTTTACCGAAATCAGGGTACGTTCTACAGCACACCCCTTAccacattccctcctccattcCCGATCCCTTTATGTTGGCTTCGTCCCAGACATTGTACTTTCTGCTTTGGCTTCTGCTAGGGGAGGCTACCAGTCTGAGGTGTGTCATCTCTCCCGAGTTCGCAAAAATGCACCAGTTCCTTGATAGAAAGGAGGAGGGTTTAGTTCGGGAACTGAAGAAACACGAGGAAAACACATCCGAGACGATGGAGAAGAACTCCGACAAGTTCCAGGAGACCCTGGAGTCTGCTCGTCAAAAGCTGAAAAGGCTGCATTCGAAAGTGAACCAGAGGGAGATAGTCAACTTCCTGGAGGTAGGTGATTCAATGCAAGAAATGGAGTGTGCAAGTTCAGTGACCTTCGGCCCGCACCAGCTTCAGTATAACACCATAGCAGAGAAAGCACAGTCGAAGCCATTTGTCCTTCTGTAACCAGGGCAGTTCGATACAAAAACAGTGACACAACCCTGTCCTCTCTCTATAAGCATGGAAATTGGTAAATCACTTTATCCTTGCAAATGTATCAAGCTGAAATGACAAAGAAGCGTGTCTTGCACGGTGGTCTCACGCGTCATTCCATTACAGCGATGCATTGACATACAGTATTGTAAAACAATGACAGTTCGCAGAAAGAATTGTTACATATGCACAGAAAGGGCAAACAGTAAGGTGCAAAGTCATAGACTGTGATGTCAGCATTCCACCTTATTATATTAGATGTCCCTTCTGGATTCTCATAACAGCGGGATAGAAAATGTCTTCTAAACTGACGCTAATGATTTCaggagtttgtatcttctgcGAGATTGATCTGTGCATCAATGCTCCGATCTGCCCTGCCATTTTACTGTCTACTCTCCTCTTATATTTTCCCCCTCCCCAACGAATTGCAAACTCATacatccggattgaactccatctgccacttttgctTGCATTTGCAGCAGTTCTACGCGGTGCTGAATACATTGACAATGtcttcactatccacaacttTCTTTTGTCGTCTACCCACTAATCATGACCACCTGCTCTTCCATCAAAATCATATATGTGGGCCGAATGATGTTTGTGCCTAAATGAGTATGTATGCCCAAAATTCCCAAGACATCGACGCACTACCAGACATGGCAACATTTTACTGAGGCCTAGCGTCGCCTAAAGGTTCCACGACATTTTTTTCGGAAAGGAGATGAGTATTTCTCTCCTGTGCCCCTGGCCAATGTAGATCCTATCACTACATGACTATCACTTAACCAGGATGACAAGTAGCTATGCGATCACAAGCTGGATCTCAGGCTTTCGATGGTTCCGCTGTGACTGCAATTCAGCAGTGCCCCCATTGAGCGGGCACCTTCTCAGAGACGCGAAAAGGCCACCCATAGGTGCACGTTTGTCTCTCTTTTTCAACATATGAATCAGGAGCACAACTTCACATCCAATTCTGTAAACTGGTAACTGTTCTTAGCTGTGGCAAGTAACTAAGTTCCAGCAGATTTTCAGCTGCAATATCCCGGAATACTCCGCTATATTTACAATAACGATCGTTCTCCTCACTTTACAGACCTGTATCtcggaatagaaacatagaaacatagaaaataggtgcaggagtaggccattcggcccttcgagcctgcacctcaTTCAGTATGAATGAATtcagctgatcatccaactcagaacctcgtacctgccttctctccataccccctgatccctttagccacaagggccatatctaactccctcttaaatatagccaatgaactggcctcaactgtttcctgtggcagagaattccacagattgaccactctctgtgtgaagaagtttttcctcatatctgtcctaaaaggcttccactttatcctcaaactgtgacccctcgttctgattccccaacatcgggaacgatcttcctgcatctagcctgttcaatccctgtagaattttatacgtttcaatcagatcccccctcaatcttctaaattccagagggtataagcctagtcgatccagtctttcatcatatggaagtcctgctatctaggaatcaatctgatgaaccgtctttgtactccctcaatggcaagaatgtctttcctcagattaggagaccaaaactgcacacaatactccaggtgtggtctcaccaaggccttatacaatTGCAGTAGTGCCTCCCTGCTCCtgcactcgaatcctcttgctatgaatgccagcataccattcgcctttttcaccgcctgctgtacctgcatgcctactttcaatgactggtgtacaatgacacccaggtcttgttccacctccccttttcctaatcagccaccattcagataataatctgttttcctgttcttgccaccaaagtggataacctcacatttatccacattaaattgcatctgccatgaatttgcccactcacctaacctatccaagtcaccctgcatcctcttagcatcctcctcgcagctaacactgccgcccagcttcttgTCATAAGCAAACTTGGAGACGCTGTATTTAATTCCTTcttctaagtcattaatatatattgtaaacaactggggtcccagcactgagccttgcggtaccccactagtcactgccaatGACAGGGatgaggttggtggggtgggagttggggggtggTTGGAGGCTGGACCTTAACGACCAATGGAGTTATAACCCGCTTGCTTGGGTATGAATTGGATAGGAAATTGCGGAGCCCCGGTGTTTGCTGCTCCATTTTCCTATCCATTGCTCAAAAGGCAACGCAGTAAATACTGCTGCTGCATCGGTTCAGCGTTCTGGGTTTGATCCTAATCTCAGGCCAGTGTCGAGTTTGCGCGTTACTACAGCGACGTTGTAAATCTTTCCTCTGTGCTTCGATTCCATTCCAGACTGCTGAAGCCTTGCTGCTGGTTCATTCACTACTGTAAATTCCCTGTAGTGAAGATGGATGACGAGGAAATCGAAAGAGGGAAGAAATGACTCGCGTGTTTGACGGAACAAAATAAACGGAGGAGTGGAACTGGCAGTCAAATTCTGAGAGCTAATGGGTGTCCATTCTATGTGTCATAAGGAAATGTGAGTTTTACATGGAGGTCTGTGGTGAAAATAATTCCCATACCTTGAAGAGACAAGGCACAGCTTTGGCCCAGCAGTTGCCCTGAACTCCAAACCATCTGTCCGTCTTCCCACCTCGCATTAAGCAATGCAAGAGAAGAACCTGAAAATAAGATGCCATCTCAGTATTAATCCAGGCCAGAAGGTCCTCCTTTCTCATTGTGATACTAAGTCGAACGCATTATTGACAATAATCTAAAACAAACTGTAAGGAGTGAAGTTAGTTGGAAATCTCAAACAACCCAGGGTTAATCGCACCGACAGAAATTTCTGAAAAGTTCACCCTTGTCGCCACAGTAATCGCCTTCAGATTCTCTGAAGGGTCGGACGGAAGCCATGTCTAACTTTCTATGGGTGTTCCGCACGATAGCAGTCTCACTCTTAGCAGTTATAATCGTCCCCAAACGCAGCGTTTCTTCCTCCTTTTGGAAGGAGTTCCCGATCTCTGTGGGGATTTTACCAAGAATACTTTTGTACAGATTTTTGATTCTGCCCGTCTCTGTACAAGCAATGAATTTAACATATAATTATTGCATGATGATGGCACGTTTCTTTTTGACGCTTAGCCACAATCAGCTAGACTTCTCTTCTGTTCCACTTTTAGGAAGAAGCTTCCCAAAGAAAGAGGTAGGAGATGCTCTTCACGAAAACTCCATACACACCGACGTAATACCACCGTTGAATATCACTCTTGCAATGTCAACTGTTTCATGTTTGCATTATTAGTGAAGACAATTATCAGATAGTGACCGGTGAAAACCTTCCGCTGGGAATATTCAAGGGACCTTTGCAGTACACCGTCTGGAGGCAAGTGATAGAAGCCATTAGGCCCGGCAAGACGATATCCAGGACATTCATATCTACaaagaaaatattaaatacattaaaCTAAATGTGGAATGCTGTGTAATGAAAAATAGTACCCAATGGTTAGATTATCTAATGTAAAAACGGTCCAGAAAATATCCTCGTTGTTCTGGAATCCGGCAATGCGCCTCTTTCACCTATTATAGTATCAATGGGTTCTCTCTAAGAGACGTGtaaataggtacatgaatgtgaggaaagtggaaggatGTACAGATtttgcaggcagaagagattagtttagttggacatttgattACTAACTTAATGGGCTCGGCACAACATTATTGATCGAAAAGCGTTTCCCTGTACTGTATTTTCTATGTTTTGTCACCGAAACTAAAAGTTGGTGGAAATTCTATAAGGGATATTCCAGCGACCTTATACCTGTATTCAGAGGGCGAGTAGGAATCAATGTTACAATTGCTGTTCTCGTCCTCTCCAGGTTACATTAGCCCGATCAGATTTGAAATAGTTAGTTGTTCTTCCTTATAATGGAAACATTTTGAAAGCTAGTATTACTGTTGCTTAGTGAACCGTTATTCCTCCAAAATCATGTAGCCAAAACGATTACTGATAAGATATAAACACTGTATATGTAAGAAACACAATATACTTGTGCTGGTTTTGTAACGCTGGTGTTCATTACGCATTGCCAATTCTGAACAAAAACAGCCACACGTGCTTCATTCTGTGAAGAGAGACTGATCTCTGAACCAGCTGCCTTTAACGTGCTTGGTTTGTCCTGAATTTGGTTCGCATGTCCCCAAAGAGGAGGGAAGATTATTAGCTGTCCTGTTCCTGTACTCAATCTATGTTCGTGTAGTAATCGCTTGACATTTTTAAATTAAGAGATGGACTCTTAGGTGGTAGTTTAATAAAATAATcacttctttctttcttcctttctttcattcattctttctttctttctaccTTTTCGTAGCTCCATCCAGTCTGACCCTGAACCCAGATACAGCGCACAGCTGGCTCATCCTGTCCGATGACTTGATCAGCGTTAGATACGGTGACAAGGCTCGGCTGCTTCCCGAAACCCCAGAGAGGTTCTACCGGTGCATGTGCGTCCTTGCGTCCGAGGACTTCACGTCAGGGAAGCACTACTGGGAGGTTGAGGTAGGTGACAGTTCCGAGTGGGATCTCGGAGTGGTGTCCGAGTCCGTCAACAGGATGGGAGAAGTCACGGCTCTGCCCGAGGCCGGGTACTGGATCATATGTCTGCGAGGGAGCGAATACAAGGCAGGCACCCTTCCCCACACACGCTTGACTGTCAGCGTGATGCCCAGGAGGATCGGCGTATACCTGGACTACGAAGAGGGCCAGGTGTCCCTTTACATTGCCGACAACATGACCCACCTCCACACGTTCATCGATATGTTCACCGAGAAACTCTACCCTTTCTTCAGCCCCTGCCTCAACGGAGGTGGGAAAGCAATGGAGCCCCCCGCAGGGCCTGTTCTGCTGAAGGTCGGTAACGTGGACACTTTGGCAAGAGTGGGAAATTCTGGTCACAAGGTGGAAATGGTTGGGCTGGGGTTGCCTTCTTTGGAACAAGGCGAGATttatcagaattagaattagaaccATGTTTCAATCATATATCAATGATACTGGCAGTGATATGCCAATATCACTAGGATATGTCGTGAAGTGTGTTGATTTGCAGcaccagtacattgcaatgcaataAACAAAAGACTTAAAATcgtaataagaaatatatttagaAATTCAATTACataagtagcacaaaaagagCAAAGAAATTATTGGGGTAAtatacatgggttcattatccatctagaaatctgatagcagaggggaggaagctgttcctgctCATTGACTCTGtggcttcaggctcttgtacttcctcTCCGAAGATAGCAGTGATAAGGGGCTATGTTCTGGGTGATTGGTGTTcttaatgattgatgctgccttttgaagtatcgccttctgaagatgtccttgatgctggagaggctactGCTAATAATGGATCTCCCTGATGCTAATGATAAAGCTCGCTGAGTTCGCGACTTTTCTCAAGTTTGGACCATaagaatataggagcagaattagaccattgggcccatcgagtctgctccgccatttcatcatagaacatagaatagtacagcgcagtacaggcccttcggcccacaatgttgtgccaacccttaaactctgcctcccatataacccaccaacttaaattcctccatatacctgtctagtagtctcttaaacttcactagtgtatctgcctccaccactgactcaggcagtggatTCCACGCACAAACCACTCTCTGACCAAAAAATCTTCCtcatgctgatccatttccctctgagtCAATCCCCTGTATCCTACCCGGGCGCCCAATCACCGGCGGGAACAGAGCACTCCGAATTAAATCGAAGTACAAAGGGACAGACGGGGCAACCAGTGCCGGGGTGGCCACTGTAGGGAGTAAGCCAGCGGTGAGTGTAGGAGcatcaggctttgactcaagaggcttcgacAAGAAGAGGCTGAGGCTGAAAAGCAGGTGAGAAGTGTAAGTGTTTCCTTTCGTTATTGCTGATTTGATCTTGGTTGCTCATTGCACAGCGCAGGCAGGATGACAGATATGGCTGTGGAACGTccctcctgtaggatgtgggaattcatggaacctgctaccctccctgatgactacacctgcgggACGTGCAGCTAACTCCAGCTCCTGAAAGACCACATTAAGGAGCTGGTGTTGGATAAGCcaaggatcattcgggaggcagagcaattgatagatacgacatttgagcaggtggttacacccagagtgcagaattcagggagtagatgggtgaacacagagagaggtaaagggagtagatgggtgaacacagagagaggtaaagggagaagatgggtgaacacggagagaggtaaagggagaagaTGGATGAACACggagagaggtaaagggagaagaTGGGTGAACACGGAGAGAGATAAAGGGAGAAGATGGGTGAACACggagagaggtaaagggagaagaTGAGTGAACACGGAGAGagtaaagggagaaagaagtcagtGTAGGGTGCCCCTGTGGCCaatcccctcagcaacaggtacaTCCCTTTTAGATACTGATGACATGGATGATttatctgggcaaggcagcagcaacCAGACCAAGAGCACTGCGGtcggctctgagcctcagaagggtagggtgaagtcagaCGTGTTTagtaacatcctcaaaacattctaTCAGGATCATAAGGCAGGACCTGCCTttctcaaagccatgctgactatccctaattataTTATGGGTGAACACCTGGggaggtaaagggagaaagaagtcagtgcaaggtctccctgtggccattcccctcagcaacaggtatacccctttggatactggatactgctgaggggggGATGACCTAGATGGACAAGGCAGCAACAGCCAGACGAATAGCGCTGTCGTCGGCTCTGCGCTTCAGAAGAGTAGCGTGAAGTCAGGCGGAACAATAGTCATAGGGATCTCGATAGTTAGGtggcagacaggagattctccGGCAGCAAAAGAAACGTTGCCTCCTGAGTGCTAGGGTTCAGAATGTTTCTGAGCAACGTTTCTGTTTCTGTTGCAGAAaattcttgaaggggagggtgagcagccagaggtcacggtgcctattgataccaatgacattggCAGAAGGCGGGTAGAGGTCTTGCGCTGTAAGTTTAAGTAGTtaagaaagaggctgaagagcatgACCTTCAAGATGGTAATCTTTGGGTTACTCCCGGTGCTACGAGCTGGGATACTCAGAACAGGAAGACAGCGCAgacgaatgagtggctgaggagatggtgcagggtttcaaattcttggatcatcagttcagttcagtttcgtttattgtcatttacaaatgcatgtattaaaaatgatacaacgttcctctagaatgatatcacaagaaaacacaggacaaaccaagactaaaactgacaaaatcacataattataacatatagttacaacagtgcaaagcaataccataatttggtaaagagcagaccataggcTCGGTAataaaaaagtctcgaagtcccgatagactcgttatcccacgcaggcggcagaagggaggaactctccccgctatgaacctccaagcaccgccaactcgccgatgcagcaccattggaagcacacgaccgcagcggactctgagtccgtccgaaaacttcgagcctctgagcAGCCCCTAcgccaccatcctctgccgagggCTTCGACTCCGTCTCGGCTGCCGAGCAacgagcaaagccgaggactcggggtcttctcctccggagattctggaccacacagtagcagcagcagggAAGCAGGTATTTCAGACGTTTCActaggtgttcctccgtgctctcgcgtccgtctccatcaaatcaggattgatcacagcaccctacttgacaaataacagacatctcCACCGGagccttttctggggaaggggtgacctgtacaattGTGACGGGTTGCACCGGACTGGAGGGGAACCGATATCCTGggaggaaggtttgctaatgctgttggGGAGGAATTAAGCTAGGCTTGCAGGGGAGTGGGAacagaagtgaagaggcagaggttgGGATGGTTGACACACAAGCAGAGACAGTTTGTAGGAAGTttatgaggaaggacaggcagatgatagatcAAATATGCACTCAGCCAgatgatttgagatgtgtctattttaatagaAGGCGTATTATAAACAAGATGGTTGaatttagagcgtggatcaatgcGTGGGACTATGACGTTGCGGCTATTACAGAGATTTGGAATTCTTCAGGGGcaagaatggctgctgagtgtgctggACTTTagttgtttcaaaaaggacagggagggaggcaaaagaagtgggaagtggcattgctaatccggcatagtgtcacggctgcagaaaaggaggaagtaatggagggattgtctactgagtcagtgtgcgtggaagtcagaaacaggaagtggCAATGACCCTACTATATGCTTTTTATAGAtctcccccaatagtaacagggatatcgaggagcagatagggaggcagattctggaatggttcagaaATAATAGGATTGCTCTGATGGGTGGTTTaagctttcctaatattgactggcatctccttagaacaAAGATttgagatggggtggagtttgtttggtGTGTTCAGGGAGGTTTCCTGATGAAATACGTTGATAATCCAactagaggagagactgtacctgatctggtattgggaattgaacctgctCAGGTGTCTCAACCCTCgatggagagcattttagaggTAGTGATTACAACTCTCTCTCCTTAACCACAGCACTAGAAGAGGAATAGGAGCAGACAGtttggaaaacatttaattggggtagggagaaatatgatgctattaggcaagaACTCGGGaaaataaattggaagcagatgttctcagcAAAATGCACGGTAGAaacatggcaaatgttcagggaatatttgcatggcgttcCGCATAGGTATGCTCCATTAAGGCAGGGAAAAGATAGTAGGATAAAAGCACTATGGTATGTAGCTCTTCGGTAAGCCTCAGGGTAGCTCAGCtctctgtcgtctagggaaacaaccCTCAGCCCCGctaaactgggtaatagtttgtgtggatgctgtgtgatgtaccccaccccgcccaaataacagacaatacaccagatacgattcaATGATTTACAGAttatagatattactagaactatataattaatagagaataaaatataaaaggaaaataaattaatagagaataaaatataaaaggaaaataaaaggcgccacacttatcaaagttcaatctcttcatgcataaacagttggagctcaggaccctccttcttcaccctgcgacccctcggaccacctcgaactgccacctgggaccaacaacggtggtcgaccagacgctccacacgagacTCCAGACTCTTCGtatcctctcctcgccgaacaccctggacctcggactcctgctcggggtccgaccctattagcggactcacagcacctagtccatcctctgtctctctctcccgccttcttccccccaaaacccgcgcatcacactaatttacagacacacagaagCAATAATatttatcccaattggtttgttcatcctcttatcagtaacatgatccaaacaaaccgctagcgggaggactttctcagcagttaacataacaaagaagccatttcaattataacataacaaagaagccattttaattagactacgcagtaacataaaagaagaaaccccttacagggATACAAAAGATGTaggaaatctagttaagaagaaaagacagCTTATGAAAGGTTTAAGAAACTAAgcactgttagagctctagaaaattacaaagttGCCAAGAAGGACTCAGGCATGAAATTAGGAGTGCTAGAATGGgttatgagaaggccttggcgagcaggattaagggaaaccttaaggcattctacaagtatgtgaacagcagGAGGAGGAACCTTGATCAGGATCCGatcaggagtgagagtggaaGCGTGTGCACGGAGATGagcaggaactgcttttcccacagagcagtgaatccgtggaattctctgccgaatgaaacagtggaggccacctcagtaaatatatgtaagacaaggttggattgatttttgcacagtaggggaattaagggttatggggaaaaggcagacaggtgaagatgagtccatggccagatcagccatgatcttattgaatggcggagcaagctcgacgggccaaatgacctactcccGCTCCTGTTTCTTAAGTTCGTGTCTTCTTatgtacaagggggatgtcagatgtaAGCATTTCActtggagagtggtgggtgcgtggaatgcacagccagtgaCAGTGATAGAGGAGGATACAAtaagatcttttaagagactctcagatacatggagcttagaaaaatagaaggttatACTGTAGGGAAATTCTacgtagtttctagagtaggttacatggccggcacaacattgtgggccgaa
The DNA window shown above is from Mobula birostris isolate sMobBir1 chromosome 5, sMobBir1.hap1, whole genome shotgun sequence and carries:
- the LOC140198470 gene encoding E3 ubiquitin-protein ligase TRIM69-like; its protein translation is MASKEQVESLAEYLNCPFCNEFFDQLVILDCDHNFCQACIPLHWEGDERNPCPQCGFAVIESGLRANRALGHLVDTTRNLILPRARKEHSPGPLLFGRPRKAEPKLYCKEHHEQLKLFCETDRELICAMCLDGRTGGNHRQHDFMCQEAVEKYKDKLKSTLDLLRQKMTVLEAKQKRKESFTEIRTLYFLLWLLLGEATSLRCVISPEFAKMHQFLDRKEEGLVRELKKHEENTSETMEKNSDKFQETLESARQKLKRLHSKVNQREIVNFLEEEASQRKSEDNYQIVTGENLPLGIFKGPLQYTVWRQVIEAIRPAPSSLTLNPDTAHSWLILSDDLISVRYGDKARLLPETPERFYRCMCVLASEDFTSGKHYWEVEVGDSSEWDLGVVSESVNRMGEVTALPEAGYWIICLRGSEYKAGTLPHTRLTVSVMPRRIGVYLDYEEGQVSLYIADNMTHLHTFIDMFTEKLYPFFSPCLNGGGKAMEPPAGPVLLKVGNVDTLARVGNSGHKVEMVGLGLPSLEQGEIYQN